GCGACGCGTCCGGAGGATCAGAACGCTGTTCCTCCGGAGGAACGTCAGCGTTTTCCATTGTGAACCACGAAGGGCCACATCACGTACGTTTCATGTTAAGCCCAAGCAAATGCGCTCACGGAAGGAAAATTTACCCTCAAAACTTCAATATGCTATATGCGCCTGTAGCTACCTTGCAAGCCCAAGCAAATGACACATGCTACGGCCGATATTTTCAGACACAGTTCCGGCCGGTCCGGCAAGCAACGCAGGCCACCACGCGTGCCCGTCCTACTTCATCCGTCGCAGAGACTCCTCCCTCCACGAACTCACAGCGGAGGCGAGGCCGTATCACACGTTGGTGATGGACGCACAGTAGGCGATTGTAGCAGCAGCCGGAGCGAATTGAATgcggtcggcctcgtctccgattaagagcatctccactcgtcccccgaacaggcccccggcgagcgttttttccatccggacggcgaaattcggcccagtcgcgcccccggttccttgttttcgtccggatttgggcctaaatccatccggcgatcccacgacatccccggccccccggggagcgctcggggactccggacgaaacgaaagcgcgcgaaacggcgaggaaacttcccgcgcgtctggtggccccaacttgtcggcgagagaaaccgatcgtcgtcctcatcgcatcgtcttccgcgctttgtaaagcctgccgccggatgcattcgccggccacgcggcgagttaatgtcgtcgtcttccgcgcacgcatcgtcttccgcgcgcactaaaggccGCCGGgccagctcgccgcggacgcgtcgcaatccacgcggcatttaatccccgcgccagccacgcctatatacgccggtccgctcgccgcgaggcgtaccccgtgcttcactctccctccactctccctctactctcaagatggcgttctacgacgacgacggcgcagccaacaacggcttcccccgccggtcgctgcacgcgtgggaggggcacctcctccaccaggcggggtacccctgcccgccggacacgaggcctccggcggcgggtggcggcttagtgctggcggcgtaccaatcccgccgccgcctcggggccacgccctcgacgtcgccatcgaggaggcgcggatgaccttgacggacgaggaacgcgccgagccacgccaccaccccgacaactacacggcgtggaactcgtacttcctgcggcggtgggagcgggagctggcggcctacgacggcccgccgcctccgcctgcgcgcaacaacgccgcgggccgccgacggtggtggagcgcgccgggccggacactcgaggccgtcgtcgagcacatcgagggcggcaactccccggtgctcacgatgccccctctatcggcatcgagggcatcggcgagccgccgtcggggaagcgtctggcagccacggcgcatgcctgccagctcgtcgtcttccggatcggcgtcaaggtcatccttggcgccggtgaagagggaggagacgtcgtcgccttcgacgccggtgcgcgtcaagaaggagccagcgtctccgccggcgaccagagggcgcagcagcggcgccctcgtcatccgagaacagccttccatccggacggcgacggcgagcacggtgttctaccgccatttgggcatgtagagcgccgtgttttaaaattagcgtttgaattcaccttgccgaattcgaaatatagtcgaattcggcctctatgtatgaactccgcccgttttagtctaaatatcattaaatttagtctatattcacccgaatttagccgaagtttgtcaagtttccgttttttaaattcgcatcgtcgacttcgcctgggcacgcggctgggaaactactgccccccacgccaaaccttcctccaatccggacgaaaatttctccggatttgggcgtggggagcgccaacgagtggggatgctctaagatcCATAGCGATACCACATCGGATCACTTCGACGGCCAAAGCTGAGCTTCTGCTTGCATTGGCATTGAAGCACCGGCCTACCGATCGATCCTATGGGGTGCAGACTGTGAATTCCGCTCGTGGCGCGGCGTACGTGCCATGTGAGGTGCCGGCCGGGGCTCCGCAAAAGAGAGGAAAGGAAACCCATGCTCGTGTTGCAGTTATTGCCTGTCCATGCTGCACTGCTGCCTGCCCCTAGCTGCTCTGAAGCTCccaggtcgtcgtcgtcgtcgtcgtcgtgctCGTGCCCTCTGCCAAACAAACTCCCTGCGTACCTTTGGAGTGGAGGACCCCTGTCGCCAGGCCCCCCCTGCTAGCTGCGATTCAATGTGCAAGAAGATGCCAGGGACGATTGAATGCCGTTTAATTGACACACAACACGCCGGACACTATACATTAGGTTTTCTTCCAATGAAAGGAGATTACATGCACTGGCACTGTTGTACCAGCACGCCGCGCCTAGCTACTCGATCCGTCGATCCGCGCGGGCATTGATTCGGCTCGCGTACGTCAATGGAATGATACCTGTTCCTGCGTGTTAACTGCCATAGCCTCGGAGCTCCTAGCCATCCTACCATATATATGTCCATATGTGTGCTTGAGGGGAATCGTCAATCTGTCAATTGATGCTGAATACCAGTGCAGTACAGTCCCATCAATGTGGATATTGGCATTGAACCACCATTACTCGAGATTGACCTTAATCATCTCACCATTTTTGCTGTTGCTGAGAGAGTTGGAAAGGCACTCATAATTGGTGGGTTTTAGGTGGTGGCCATTCCGTCTCTCTCGCACGAAATTACTGCCAAGGCTGTCATCCGTAATCTTACCAcgtgcataccgtctatttcatcATCTATATGTACAGTATGCTGCTTGAATTCCATGGAGGAAAAAACGCTGTGCAGTCAGTCAGTAGGTTCACCAAATTAAGGACAGCCGATGTGATAAGTGGGTGAACCATAGGCCCATAAGCCCGCTGGTGCATGGCTCACAGGCCCATCAGCACGAACACGTATGCATCCACACTTCACttcgttctcaaaaaaaaaatccacacttcacttttttttaaaaaaatgggAGTGAAATCCTAGCATCATCAGTAGATGCACACGATGGCTTCATTTATTTTAATGTATGAGTTATTTAAAATCCTATATTTAACAACCAGATAAAGTTGAGACATGTATCAACCAAAGAAAAATGAGAAGTATCATAAAGCTATCCATTCTTAGTTCTACTAGTAGCCTAGAAAAAGAAGTCATGTGCAACCATCATTAGAcggttgcatccagtaaccataTGCTTCTACTGATCTTAGGGGAATAGGAAAGCCCATAACATAATCTAGTGTGCAGCTCGACGAATAACGTACAAAATAATTTGTACCCTTCTACttgttaaagataatatcattttTCGCAAGTCCAAATGGACCAACATAAAGCTAAGACGTGTATACTAGCTTTATCCTTTGTATCCACCTTGTTTAacctaccaaacatattagtaatattagtaGGTGGTGGAATATTATAGGTTAAATAAACTATACGCCAAACAACTTTTTACAAAAGGAGATGCAAAAAATATATGCTCAACAGTCTCATCtgaatcacaaaaacaacacttCTGACATCCATTTCAATTCCGCTTCGCCAAGTTATCCTTAGTTAACAACACTTTGCTACGTAGGAACCACATAAAAAATTATTCTTTATGGAGATTTTCAGTTTACATAGATACTTGCGAAGAAACTTCGCATGATCATTCATCAAGTCCAAATACATAGATTTTACTGTAAATACACTGAATCTATGAGTTTTTAGACTTTATTAATAACTATCCACTGATTtaatacaactttgtactaaatcaacAATATTTATTATATATCAGAGGGAGCATAGGAAATTAAGATTAAAATGATGGGCAGCAAATGCAGCAGTATAAAAATTGTTTGGCGTAAAAAGACACGCGACACCGGTCTCCGCCGCCCGATCCGGTGCGGCCACAGCTACAATACATGAGATCATGATGAGAACATCTCCGTGGCGAAGCTAGAGCAGGGTATCCCGATTGGGTTCATCTCTATTGCTTATGGTAAAACTTTCACTGAAGTCAATGACAGTACATATTTAATCAATGATTtggtaaaaaagaaaaaaataggtTCATTTGCAGCCAATGGTTGTATACCAGCTCCGTCACTGAAACATGGGTCAATGCATACATCCTTCGTCCTGTAGCACATCCCTCTATACTATCATATCGACTTATCGAGCGTTGTTCCGGTGGAAAAATAAACGAGTCGAGTATCGCCATCCATCCATCTTCTCACCAAGTAAAATGCCAAAGATAAAGCCATGGCAACAGAGTCTAAATCACAGCCCCCACCACAGCATCTCTCTCTCAAACGAAAGAAGACAACGTTGCTCCCTGTGGGCAATGTCTTCAGGCTTGACTAGAACAAAACGAAATCTGCCCCGCCCCCGCTGCATCACCCGCACGCAATCACTCTCTCGCAATCTCACCAACCAGAGGAAAACAATTATTTTAGTTCATGAGAAACAAACCCCCAAGTCACTGACACTTGCATATATTCTTTTGCCATGCTGGGGTCCCACTCTCGTCACCAGCTTCTTAATTTGTTACATCAACCCGACCATGGATTTGCAAAGATGTTCCAAGTTTTGGGACAAGGCGTTTTTTTTCACTCAGGTATATATGCTCCTGAATTTTGAAATGCATTTTAAATTTATTTTAAAATGCTAAAAAAAATCGACAAGAAAAGTAGCATGTATATCCTGACGTTCTAGACGTTCTatgtgctcacaaagtcgtttcaaaaaaattgatataTTTTGTATTATAATTTAAAAAACAAAATTCGGTGCTTAAAAAGACTATTCATGAAACATttctttatcttttttttttgcatagGAGGACACACAAAAAAGTTGTTTGTCCACGAAACTTAGCCTGTGCACATAGAAATTTTTGTTGGAACTTTTTgacatttttaattattttttgtgGTGGCAGGAGCATATGTACATGGGTTCACAAGTGTATTTCTGCAAGTTTAGATGCCTTTTATATATAAATTGATACCCCTTCGCTCACTGATACAAGATGTTTCGGCAAGCTAATTTAATTTGTCAAAGTATTTTATATTAGTGAACAGAGAAAGCATATGCGTTCACAACCTTTGGCAAAGCGGTGATAGAGAGCTTATTTTTTCTCAATTAATTTAAATATTTTGATTCAATCTCTATGGTTAATGGTGTGTGTTGTAATTATCAAAGATACATGTTCGCATGATGTTAAGTTGGCTAACACGTACCACTCCAACTAGGGCAGGGCGCGGGGGGGTTCCTTTTGTCCCGTGCATGCTTGTGCCATCAAATTTATCACGTTTCATGGTTTGAGATCTATGCCGCTAGGTTTCACCCACCCCCCGCCGAGTTTCACGAATCTGAAATGAATTGGCACGCCAAGAAACCTAGTAATTTCGTGCATGAGAGGTCCCGTAGAACAAACACCACTCTCGAGGGAGGAAACCAAGTGATTTCGTGAACGAGAGGTCCCATACATGGAGCACTCTCGGTGTGATTTTTTTCAATATTGCCACGACTGTGTGTAGAAGAAACACACTATTAACGCCCGTCGTGGTGTAAATATGGTGCGTGTGAAGTGTGAACAATGTGCGTATTTCTTGTTTCTTTTTGGAAACAAACAACTAAAATGATTTATATAAATAAAATAATAAAGTCTTACCTGATAATGTATAGAATAAGAAAGTGGAAGAACTTGAAAAAATGGGAGAAGAAAACCCCAAAAAAATCTCCAAATTTTCTCCTCCTCCTATATTAAACTCCCCAACCCCctccctcctcttcctcctccggaaCACCACACCACAGCCAGCCTCCACTTCACACCTCGCTCCCGTCCCTCGAGCACCTGCCAATGTCGGCTCCCGCCCCCTCGACACGCCAGGcaatcctcctcctctccttctgAGATCGCCGTGCTGCTCCCTGCTCCGCGTCGCGCCGCCAACTTCCTCCAATCGCGGCCCCTCGCCCCCGCATCTCGTCTCTCCTCCGTTCTTGTCTCCGACGTCCCGGCGCGGCTCTGTTTCCGCGCGGAATCTCAGCACCTCGCGTCTCCTTCGCCGTTCCGGGGATCCGCGAAGCCGCGAGCGGGTGCCAGGCATCGCCGGAGGGGGGGACGGACAATGGCGGCAGCTGCGCCACCGCTCTGCACGTGGCTCGTCGCCGCGGGCTCGCACGCCGACTGCGGCGCGGAGGAGAGCCGCAGCCACCAGCACCGCCAGACGCAGTGCCTTGATGGCGGCTCCGGCGCCTCCATGTTCGGCCCGCGCCGCGACCGCCGCCCCATCGGGGCCAGGCGCCACAGCTCGGCGCGCTCTGGTGAGATGCCAAGTCACCCTAAATCCCGCATTTGTCTCTTGTTACTCTTGCTTCACCATCGCACGCGAATCCGAGTAAATTTCCAGAGCATCGGTTGTATCGCCCGTGGTCAAGGTGCGGGTTTTATCCCGTTCTCGGCGTCACATTGTGCGTGTACACTCGTCATGATAAGGGGAGAGGGGAGATTATTCCTGTTTTGTGCCAAGGATCTTGGTGCAGTGGTTCATGTGGGGTTTTTGGTATCGCTGTCAGGATTCACACGTTTGTGCTGAATCGGCTGCATCGACATTGTTTTCCTTTATCTTGGCTGGCTCTGCTTGTTTGCACTTCGTACAAGCACAACGCGCCCGCAGGATTTGGGCCCTTGACTAGGGACAGAATGAGCTTGCATTAGTTAGTGTAAAAATTAAGTCCATTGTCTGAAAGCGTGTGAAAGACTCCAAAAAAAACTCCGAAAATTAGCCATAGAAACATAATACTGATTATCCACCAATCAGCAAACCAACTGTAATCCTACAATATTTTTCTTCTTCTGCATGAATTAAGTTGTCTATCAGTGGCTCATGTGTGCCTTTGATCTCGCTGTCAGCTTACATGCTTATGACTTGAATTCACACGATTCTGGTGAATTGACTGCCTCAACAATCAGCATTGTTTTGATTTAGCTTGGCTGGCTATGCTTGTTTTATGTTCTTATTAGCACAGGCTACACGATTCTTACTCTTGACCATATGTTTTTGAGTATTGACCTGAGTGTATAAAGAATGGGCTGCACTAGTACGAATATTGAGGCCATTAGTCAAGAGGTGCATGAAAGACTTTGAAAACCTGAAAACTATCGACTATTTTCTTCTTATAGCATGAAGTTAAGTTGTGTATGAGTGGGATGTGGCATGTAATGTCAAATGAGGCGCTTGACAGTATCTCTGTGGAGAATGTTACTTGTCTAACTAGGTCCGCTGGTTTTTGTTACATGTGCTGACTAAAGCAGAAATGGTCTTTTAAAAGTAGACAGGGCTCTAAATGAAATTCATTGCAATTTGCAGGAATGGCCATGGCTGTTGCTTTGCAGCCTGAAAGGGTAATCGTCGAGAAGAAGAGACCTGATGTTAAACAAAGGAGGGTGGTTGTCACTGGCATGGGTGTAGTGACGCCACTGGGCCATGATCCTGATGAGTTTTACAGCAACCTTCTGAACGGCAATAGTGGAATAAGCGAGATTGAGACTTTTGACTGctccaaattccccacggtaatactTGGCTGACGGTTCCATTTATGTGCAATGGAGCAGGATCACTGTTGCAATCATGATGGATATTTTCATCCAGGGTTTGACATGTGGGTTTTTGTACAGAGAATTGCAGGAGAAATCAAATCATTTTCTACCGATGGTTGGGTTGCACCCAAGCTAGCTAAGAGGATGGACAAGTTCATGTTGTATttgattactgctggtaagaaggCATTGGAAAACGGTGGGCTCACTGAAGAAGTCAGGAATGAGTTGGATAAAACCAGATGTGGGGTTCTTATTGGCTCTGCGATGGGCGGCATGAAGGTGTGAATTCCCATACTATAGTACTATACTAGTATAGTCATATCTGTAAAACGATGAGTACTTCTACAGATGCCTGTTTTCGATATTCATACAAGTTACGGTATGATATCATGCAGGTATTCAATGACGCCATTGAAGCGCTGAGGGTGTCTTACAGGAAAATGAACCCATTTTGTGTTCCCTTTGCAACTACTAATATGGGTTCTGCAATACTTGCAATGGATCTGGTAATATACAATGTCCTTTCATGCATGCTTAAAACGACTATAGTTATTATTCTCAAATAGAAAAAGGATAACAATTGTAGTTGATGGCTCATATTATCTGTGATGCATAGGGATGGATGGGGCCAAATTATTCTATTTCCACTGCTTGTGCCACCAGTAACTTCTGTATCCTCAATGCAGCAAACCATATCAGAAGAGGGGAAGCAGTAAGTAACTTCCTTCTTTGTAGGATCTACGAGGGAGTAACATCTTGTCTGATATTGTTTCTAACATTCCAGGATGTCATGCTCTGTGGTGGTTCTGATGCGCCACTCATCCCAATTGGTATGTGATCCTGATAAGAGTTAAAGCTAGGAAGCATAATTTCTAATTCCAACATTGTCGTTGTTTCTTTTAATTTTCCACTTGGCAGTTTTGAACCTTTAAACTATTACATGCAGGATTGGGAGGTTTTGTTGCCTGCAGAGCTCTTTCACAGAGGAACAGTGACCCAACAAAAGCTTCCCGGCCCTGGGATATGGTTAGTGTACTTTGCTTTGCAAAATCTGTTGTTCAATGTTGCTAAACGATTTGTTTCATACACATTGGCCGGTTCTGTCTTAGTTTGCAAGATCAATTTGTGGAGGAAATTTCACTGATTTGTTACTCTTGTAACTATCATTGTTTCACATGTCCAAACACACCAGCACTTTGCTAGCTTTTGGGATTTTCTGAAATTGAACTTAATGGCTTAGTTTTTGCATTTTGCCAAATTTAAAGTGTACCTTTTGCAGGGCCGTGATGGTTTCGTTATGGGAGAAGGGGCAGGTGTTCTAGTATTGGAAGAACTTGAGCATGCTAAGGTTCTCCACATACAGTTCCATTGACCCCTTTCATGTAGATCTGTTCCTTGTTTTTTGTTCAGCTGATTGACTTGGTACTAATGTTCAACTGTTCAACACTTTCTGGTATGTGCAAATGTTCTGCAGCAAAGAGGTGCAACGATATACGCTGAATTTCTTGGTGGAAGCTTCACATGCGATGCGTATCACATGACTGAGCCACATCCTGAAGGTGAAATGCACATTCGAACTTTGCCGTGCTCTTCTGTTTCATTACCTAAATATGAGCCCTGCCAACATTTCCATTTACTCCATATCAGGAACGGGGATCACTCTCTGCATTGAGAAGGCACTGGCTGATTCAGGGGTAACAAGGGAAGAAATTAACTATGTGAATGCCCATGCAACATCTACACAATCAGGCGATTTGAAGGAGTATGAAGCCATCGTTCGTTGCTTTGGCCAGAACCCTGAGGTGTATATATTACCTGATGCCAGAATGTTTGAGAAATTTCGTAAATCAAATCAAACAAATTATATATATTATTTTTGTGCAGCTAAGGGTGAACTCAACAAAATCAATGACCGGGCATCTTATAGGAGCAGCTGGTGGAATAGAAGCTGTTGCTTCTATACAGGTAAGGAAGTCATATTTCTGGACTATACTATGGATTATTACCATTATGGAGTTTTGAATGATTTCTTCACATTAATTATATCTTTCCGAGTATTGATCCAATATGGTGATCTCTAGTTCAATTGGTAGCAGTTGTAGAAAAGTAATGCTCCGCACTTGTCTGCTTGGTCTACATCTGTTAAAAGTTAGAGAAATGGGGCATATATAACCAGGTTATTTAGCAAGACTAGACAATCTGCATAGCCCTCTCCTATATCGTTGATCACTAACATAGGACATTTGAACTGGATCTGTATGAGAACAAAAGTTATCAAGTAGCAAGTGAAAGTTAAGTGTCGAGCAACAACTTCTATTCCACATGATACTACTATACTTCTCCAACTTTTTCGATAAGATTTATAAGCATCATTCATTTTAGTGTTACTCCCATTGTTGTGCATATTAACAAATATGAACTTGTACACATCCATCATTTGTAATCTGAACATTTCCACTTGCATTTCACTTCCATATAGTCAACTCACCTGCTTACTTGTTGCAATAACTTTCTGCTAGCGAAAATGAATGTCACCATGCCAGAGCAATGCATTGGTGTTAATGCGAACGTTTTCAGATCATCATGGCTATATTACTCATCAATCTTTGTTGTGTTCATTGCAGGCTATAAGAACTGGTTGGGTCCATCCAAATCTGAATTTGGAAAACCCAGAAAAAATAGTGGTAAGCTTGTTGGAAATTATAAGTTTTCCACTATAGATCTTCCCTTTTGACGatatttattgttatttggttggtatATATCTTAAATAGATTAAGGCTTGCACAAAATAAGCTAGATATGAAATAACAGATTTTACCGCAATATTTAGAGCTCATTCCATCCAATGAATGTCCTGATCTCAATCTTGACCACAGGACGTCGGCGTGTTGGTGGGATCAAAGAAGGAGAGATGTGAAGTAAAGGTGGCCCTGTCAAACTCATTTGGATTTGGTGGGCACAACTCATCAATTCTGTTTGCCCCCTTGAAGTAAACTCGGGATGGTGATctgcttccttgttgttcaattaCGCCACGGAACTGGCAACTGGGACTGCATATACAAGACTAGTGGACTAGCTCGGAGGCTCTTCTGTACTGCTGCGGATGTTAGTTGGAGGTCCGAGCTGAGAAGAACATCATACTACTTAAAGTCAAGCGAAGAAAGTATTGAGGCCGCACAAGCCCAGCTATGTTCATATGTGCCGTCATCACAGGCACGTCCGTATCAAGCGAAGAATTGCGTGGTGGCCTATGGCCTATGTTTATTGTTTGTTGTTCAGTAAAGTATTGTTGGATAATCCAGACTTGCCTTCCCGGGCCGCTATTTTTCCCCTCACCGTCTGCCAGCCCCTTATTGGGCTCTTTCCTAGATCAGGTGATGAGAGACCCCTGTGGAGGTGCTGCTGGGTTTTGCTGTTGTATTGATGTTTTAGTGACTGCGCTTCATTGTAAGCATGTCTGAACTTCTCTGCTCTGCTCCTCTTCGTTGCTCTACTTTCTTTTTCCATGTAAACTAAGGTATAAGATTGGTGAACTGATTGGAATGATGCTCACTGAAACGTAAAGGCCTTGTTTGTCGGCGTCTTGATTTTTCCTGATTTAAGCGGGAATTGAACTGTTTCCTTTGAATTCATTACTACCAAACAGTTGTCGAAACTGTCTGAACAACATTTAGGTTTCAGAGGGCACTTTTAGCGTAGGCTGCAGAGAATTCGATTATCTGCATGTATGAATCCTTGGATTTAACAAAGCTTTCGCTAGCTGCATAAGAAATTGGTTCCTCATGCTGTGAAAGAAAATACAAACAGTAACCATGCTATTAGCCAACATTGATCTCCAGGTCGCCTGGTCATGATGGCGGCGGTAGCCTGTGGACCACGAGAGCCATGACAATGTGCAGCCTCCTGGTCTCTGCCATGTCGACATGTGCAACCTCCTCCTCACCTGTCTTGTCTTCTTCGGCTGCGGTACTTCCACTCGCTGGAGACTCAAAGCCTTGGCGGCCTTTGAATCAATGTTGATAGCTGTGGATGAAGGAGAGGTTCAGTGACATGGTTCCTAGATAGATGAGTGTAACGCTGTCATGGGGGAGGTGGTGTTTCGGCACATAGGTAGGTGCATATGAATCTAtcatataaaatataaaaaaattgaaatgtcaaaaaatttcaAGATAAAATTTCGCGTGTATATTCAGACATTCTAATTTCGCACAGAAGTTTTCAGGGGAAACGAACATTTTATGTGGTATGTGTAAATAATACAAAAAAAATCCCGTAAATAGTCATGtgagaacataaaaaattatcttttttacacgCGACACAATAAATGTTCTTTTTCCCTGAAAACTTGTGTGCTGGCATAGAATGTCTAGATGTACATGCGCaattttattttagaattttttgatatTTTGAAATGTGTTTTCACACAGTGGGTTCATATGCACCCATGAGCCGAAATGAATCTTTGTCATGGGCCAATTAATTCATCTCTACTTGTGCTGTGAATAAAATAATCCTGGCATTTGAATCGGAATGAAATGCAACACCTATTAGatgacatactccctccgtccacaaataagtgtacatgcggGGTTTTTAAGATAAATTATGAGGTGGAGTGAAAAGTACATTGGGAacatgcatctctcctctttaattctttcacctccaatgagctaagtgcttgtagaaaacaagaaaaatatgtgctcaatattattgggtttgatttccgtgcgatgagagagaagcaaTTAAATTGCATTGGAAAGATAGGagtacactcttttgtggacaaagtttattgacaaagtttagagtctagatgtccacttatttgaggacggagggagtagatgtGAACAGAGGTTCGTCCTGTGGTACCTTACATGTTAAGGTCATAAAGTCGGGACAGGCAGTTCCAGCAAATCCGCACGAAGACATTCAGACAGCACCAACAAAAGGTAAGAAGACCTGACTTGACAACGTGACTGT
This region of Lolium perenne isolate Kyuss_39 chromosome 2, Kyuss_2.0, whole genome shotgun sequence genomic DNA includes:
- the LOC127332670 gene encoding 3-oxoacyl-[acyl-carrier-protein] synthase II, chloroplastic — encoded protein: MAAAAPPLCTWLVAAGSHADCGAEESRSHQHRQTQCLDGGSGASMFGPRRDRRPIGARRHSSARSGMAMAVALQPERVIVEKKRPDVKQRRVVVTGMGVVTPLGHDPDEFYSNLLNGNSGISEIETFDCSKFPTRIAGEIKSFSTDGWVAPKLAKRMDKFMLYLITAGKKALENGGLTEEVRNELDKTRCGVLIGSAMGGMKVFNDAIEALRVSYRKMNPFCVPFATTNMGSAILAMDLGWMGPNYSISTACATSNFCILNAANHIRRGEADVMLCGGSDAPLIPIGLGGFVACRALSQRNSDPTKASRPWDMGRDGFVMGEGAGVLVLEELEHAKQRGATIYAEFLGGSFTCDAYHMTEPHPEGTGITLCIEKALADSGVTREEINYVNAHATSTQSGDLKEYEAIVRCFGQNPELRVNSTKSMTGHLIGAAGGIEAVASIQAIRTGWVHPNLNLENPEKIVDVGVLVGSKKERCEVKVALSNSFGFGGHNSSILFAPLK